One window of the Sphaerochaeta associata genome contains the following:
- a CDS encoding HDIG domain-containing metalloprotein, which translates to MVSRDEAEKLLRKYNPNEALVYHAFCVEQTMARFATEYGHDAEYWALVGLLHDIDWGMFPEEHCKKAPELLKEIDVDDAFIHAVCSHGWGLCSDIEPRLFMEKVLYTIDELTGLVYATALMRPERMQGMSVKSVKKKWSSKGFAAGVNRDVIAQGAQMLDIPLEHIITLTIEAMEKASDKIGL; encoded by the coding sequence ATGGTTAGTAGAGATGAAGCTGAAAAACTGTTGCGTAAGTATAATCCCAACGAGGCGTTGGTTTACCACGCATTCTGTGTTGAACAGACCATGGCTCGTTTCGCAACCGAGTACGGCCACGATGCCGAGTATTGGGCCCTCGTTGGCTTGTTGCACGACATCGACTGGGGGATGTTTCCCGAAGAGCACTGCAAGAAAGCCCCCGAGCTGTTAAAGGAAATCGACGTGGACGATGCATTCATCCATGCTGTCTGCAGTCATGGATGGGGACTGTGCAGTGACATTGAGCCCCGGCTATTCATGGAGAAGGTCCTCTACACCATTGATGAACTGACCGGCCTCGTATACGCAACAGCGCTCATGAGGCCTGAGCGGATGCAGGGCATGAGCGTAAAGTCGGTCAAGAAGAAATGGTCTTCCAAAGGCTTTGCAGCCGGGGTGAATCGTGATGTAATCGCCCAAGGCGCCCAAATGCTCGATATACCGTTGGAACACATCATCACCCTCACCATCGAGGCCATGGAGAAAGCAAGCGACAAAATCGGTCTTTAG
- a CDS encoding GumC family protein, which yields MSQQEELQNTLAPYDSGEEGISIAELLHIFRKRFRWFVIGLVLVVGLAVGYLQIAVPQYESQVSVLVEPIQRSSSFESLLDVSASTTKIATEVELITSRKNIEYALGTLDLSSYHSSDGIDYRSKEVLGNVKERIVVSTVKDTNIVRIAVTDANPAFARDFANALAASYDSLLTGIAKNSKTAQREFIESQIPINDRELSKAGDALGDFRENSDIIQLTDKSSLLVEQISYYTLRLEPLKLQLKESEVFIDSYNASLKQAGIDGVLTLEQIKNDSVIISKLADLSAWKTELTMYESLSNPARNTATLAPSTTLDSSSRTYVISSAISQVTKELLNRVASLTKKYANEANTQAIVQALTTEVGIQVLQKRGAVFVEELSQLPVLERRLSELQRDVQIYEAIGLKLREMLEEVKLTEAAVTGNVTVVDAANLPLNPVSPNKLLIIAVAMLLGAAIGLLLTLGIETLDVSIQSEQQIQKIVGKDVPILGWIPMMKVSDNDKYPTLSVYNDPLSFESERFKLVANMLYNKTDKKVFSITSCAMAEGKSTIIGNVALALAQMGSKVLVIDGDLRLPSMERYFRLKHREIGLVDFVTKKTRLEDCLIQPFENTPTLHLLPPGNAPLVPAAIFSNPRYIQGLSYLENLYDFIIIDAPPLESASELLSISKHVDGLIITVRAGITSKGSLYDLVSNLRTANAPLIGFVFNGVIPGTTSSYGYGYGRGYGYSAYRYGYAQGQSGSRKKSKSHSRRRSTSWYRKRYKQDLRNRGKISSEQFDPILAFGEHAEYRTLEAWAQEHATTHSTAFTEARTSVFADLPPSKVESKPASPQQKPKADLPVVELDGLGAIEKDPDAVGKKQEE from the coding sequence ATGAGTCAACAAGAAGAGTTGCAGAATACTCTAGCACCCTATGATTCGGGGGAGGAAGGCATCTCGATAGCTGAGTTGCTGCATATATTCCGTAAGCGTTTTCGCTGGTTCGTCATCGGCCTGGTGCTGGTTGTCGGCCTTGCAGTGGGATATCTGCAGATAGCAGTACCTCAGTATGAGAGTCAGGTTTCGGTTCTGGTAGAGCCGATTCAACGTTCGTCTTCTTTTGAATCATTGCTGGATGTTTCCGCCTCGACTACAAAGATTGCTACTGAAGTCGAATTGATCACCAGCCGTAAAAACATTGAGTATGCGCTTGGGACCCTGGACTTGTCCTCCTACCACAGCAGTGATGGGATTGACTATAGAAGCAAGGAAGTCCTGGGTAATGTGAAGGAACGCATCGTTGTTTCGACGGTGAAGGATACCAACATCGTCCGTATTGCGGTAACGGATGCCAATCCCGCCTTTGCCCGTGATTTTGCCAATGCCTTGGCTGCAAGCTACGACTCGTTGCTCACCGGTATTGCGAAGAACTCGAAGACCGCCCAGCGAGAATTCATCGAGTCGCAGATTCCCATCAATGACCGTGAACTTTCCAAAGCCGGTGATGCCCTGGGCGATTTCAGGGAGAACAGTGACATCATCCAACTCACGGACAAGAGCTCCTTGCTCGTCGAGCAGATCTCTTACTACACCCTGCGTCTGGAGCCACTTAAGCTACAGCTCAAGGAGTCAGAGGTTTTCATCGACTCTTATAACGCTTCCCTCAAGCAGGCCGGCATCGACGGGGTGCTGACTCTTGAACAGATCAAGAACGACAGTGTGATCATCTCCAAGCTTGCCGATTTGAGCGCTTGGAAGACGGAACTTACGATGTATGAATCCCTTTCCAATCCGGCACGCAATACCGCTACATTGGCACCCTCCACCACATTGGACTCCTCTTCTCGCACTTATGTGATTAGCAGCGCCATCAGTCAGGTCACCAAGGAGCTGCTCAACCGTGTGGCCTCCCTGACCAAAAAGTATGCGAACGAGGCGAACACCCAGGCCATAGTCCAGGCGCTCACTACCGAGGTGGGCATCCAGGTACTGCAGAAGCGTGGAGCCGTTTTTGTCGAGGAGCTCTCCCAGCTTCCCGTACTTGAGCGCAGACTCAGTGAGCTGCAGCGGGATGTCCAGATTTATGAAGCCATCGGACTCAAGCTCAGGGAGATGCTTGAGGAGGTGAAGCTTACCGAAGCCGCGGTGACCGGCAATGTGACGGTGGTCGATGCCGCCAACCTCCCGCTCAACCCGGTCAGTCCCAACAAGCTTCTCATTATTGCCGTAGCAATGTTACTCGGTGCTGCGATAGGACTCCTGCTTACCTTGGGCATTGAAACGCTTGATGTTTCGATCCAAAGCGAACAGCAAATCCAGAAAATTGTCGGCAAGGATGTTCCCATTCTTGGTTGGATTCCGATGATGAAGGTCTCTGACAATGACAAGTACCCTACACTTTCAGTGTACAACGATCCGCTCTCCTTCGAGTCTGAACGATTCAAGCTGGTCGCGAACATGCTGTACAACAAAACCGATAAGAAAGTATTCTCCATTACTTCTTGTGCAATGGCTGAAGGCAAGAGCACCATCATCGGCAATGTGGCCCTCGCCCTCGCCCAGATGGGCAGTAAGGTCCTGGTCATCGACGGCGACTTGCGCCTTCCCAGCATGGAGAGGTACTTCCGTCTCAAGCATCGGGAGATCGGTCTGGTCGACTTCGTCACCAAAAAGACCAGACTGGAGGATTGTCTGATCCAGCCGTTTGAGAATACACCCACGCTGCATCTCCTGCCGCCGGGCAATGCCCCGTTGGTTCCTGCCGCCATCTTTTCAAATCCACGGTACATCCAGGGATTGTCCTATCTTGAGAATCTGTATGATTTCATCATCATCGATGCTCCGCCGCTGGAGTCAGCGAGTGAGTTGCTCTCCATCAGTAAGCATGTCGATGGTCTCATTATTACAGTCCGTGCAGGTATTACCAGCAAGGGTTCTCTTTACGATTTGGTCTCCAACCTGAGAACCGCCAATGCCCCGTTGATCGGGTTTGTATTCAACGGTGTCATTCCCGGCACTACTTCAAGCTATGGGTATGGGTATGGCAGAGGCTATGGCTATTCAGCCTACCGTTACGGGTATGCCCAAGGCCAGAGCGGGAGCAGGAAGAAGAGCAAGAGCCATAGCCGCAGACGTTCCACCTCATGGTACCGCAAGCGGTATAAACAAGACCTCAGGAACCGTGGTAAGATTTCCAGTGAACAGTTTGATCCGATCCTAGCCTTTGGCGAGCATGCAGAGTACAGGACGCTGGAGGCGTGGGCCCAGGAGCATGCCACAACGCACAGTACGGCCTTCACCGAAGCCCGAACCAGTGTGTTTGCTGATCTTCCCCCCTCCAAGGTGGAATCTAAGCCGGCATCGCCACAGCAGAAGCCGAAGGCTGATTTACCTGTTGTGGAACTGGATGGACTTGGAGCCATTGAAAAGGATCCTGATGCCGTCGGGAAGAAACAAGAGGAGTGA
- a CDS encoding dihydroorotate dehydrogenase, translated as MKDVLKVLSRRHLDRRKDVLLTTVSGVASTKPALLTYFDTKVPSIGIITTKSFQVEVNPGNREPVICETERGNFGNSVGLRNPGLEQALYELRKLRSEHDFNALLNVSLSANSIEDFITLVKAFDEVADMVELNFSCPHASVGYGSSIGCDQSIAAQYVRSIKEATTSCKAPLFVKLTPNVQDIGLIAKAVVESGADGLVAINTVGPIVHIDPVSGTPILQNKLGGKGGCSGRQVFPNALEAVKAIRLACGDDIPLIGMGGVSEGWEAALLIEAGADAVGIGSALGTVDQRTWPAYLASVKAEAQALLLSTGKIVVPSSSSFLSAERQMAYEKHVVTAFKQYGKDTVLITLDGKLDCKAGQFAFLWLPMIGEKPFSVAHNDPLTFIIKKRGPFSEALCNLSVGSELFVRGLYGAQLENKPTKQALLIAGGTGVAVLPSLASQLKEQGTQMTILIGTSEEVSGKALLEDELGAFGSFTCIADRGRPGRVLDLLDTIALDPGMACYLVGPEIFMAIASRKLLGRGITEENLYLSMERMTLCGIGMCGECACGDRLTCRWGTFMRYDFLKREASELLAYD; from the coding sequence ATGAAGGATGTTCTGAAGGTTCTGAGCCGCCGTCACCTTGATCGCCGTAAGGATGTCCTGCTGACTACCGTCAGCGGTGTAGCCTCCACAAAACCCGCTTTGCTAACGTATTTCGACACCAAGGTGCCGAGCATCGGCATCATAACGACCAAGAGTTTCCAAGTCGAGGTTAATCCCGGCAACCGAGAACCGGTCATCTGTGAGACCGAACGAGGCAACTTTGGTAACTCGGTCGGGCTGCGCAACCCTGGGTTGGAGCAAGCGTTGTATGAACTGAGAAAGCTCAGAAGCGAGCATGACTTCAACGCATTGTTGAATGTCTCGCTTTCTGCGAACAGCATCGAGGATTTCATCACCTTGGTGAAGGCTTTTGATGAGGTTGCTGATATGGTTGAGTTGAACTTCTCCTGTCCGCACGCCTCAGTCGGGTATGGCTCTTCCATCGGATGCGACCAGTCGATTGCCGCCCAGTACGTACGCTCGATCAAGGAGGCAACAACCTCCTGCAAGGCTCCATTGTTCGTCAAACTCACTCCCAACGTCCAGGACATCGGATTGATTGCCAAAGCGGTGGTCGAAAGCGGAGCCGACGGATTGGTCGCCATCAATACAGTCGGGCCCATCGTGCACATCGATCCTGTCAGCGGGACTCCTATTCTTCAGAACAAGCTGGGAGGAAAAGGCGGTTGCAGCGGCAGGCAGGTCTTCCCGAACGCTCTGGAGGCCGTCAAGGCCATTCGCTTGGCCTGTGGCGATGATATCCCTCTGATCGGGATGGGTGGGGTAAGCGAGGGTTGGGAAGCAGCCCTTCTCATTGAAGCCGGAGCCGACGCCGTTGGCATCGGTTCGGCTTTAGGAACAGTGGACCAGCGCACCTGGCCTGCCTACCTTGCATCGGTGAAGGCTGAGGCACAAGCACTGTTGCTGTCCACTGGAAAGATCGTCGTCCCGTCATCTTCCTCTTTTCTCAGCGCAGAGCGGCAGATGGCCTACGAGAAACATGTAGTGACTGCCTTCAAGCAGTACGGCAAGGATACGGTGCTCATCACCCTCGATGGAAAGCTTGACTGCAAAGCCGGTCAGTTTGCCTTCCTGTGGCTGCCCATGATAGGAGAGAAACCGTTCTCGGTGGCTCACAATGATCCCTTGACATTCATCATTAAAAAACGCGGCCCCTTCTCTGAAGCTCTGTGCAACCTTTCAGTTGGTTCTGAACTGTTTGTGAGAGGCTTGTATGGGGCGCAGCTGGAGAACAAACCGACCAAGCAAGCCCTTTTGATAGCAGGAGGCACCGGAGTAGCAGTGCTGCCATCCCTTGCTTCCCAACTGAAAGAACAGGGAACGCAGATGACCATCCTCATCGGAACCAGTGAAGAGGTGAGTGGAAAGGCCCTGCTTGAGGACGAACTGGGTGCATTCGGCTCGTTTACCTGCATCGCCGATAGAGGACGGCCGGGCAGGGTGCTCGATCTGCTCGATACCATTGCATTGGACCCTGGGATGGCCTGCTACCTTGTAGGTCCGGAAATCTTCATGGCCATCGCCAGCCGAAAACTGCTGGGACGAGGAATCACGGAGGAGAACCTCTATCTTTCTATGGAAAGGATGACCTTGTGTGGGATCGGGATGTGCGGGGAGTGTGCCTGCGGCGACCGGCTTACCTGCCGCTGGGGCACCTTCATGCGGTATGATTTCCTCAAACGGGAAGCAAGTGAGTTGTTGGCCTATGATTGA
- a CDS encoding magnesium transporter CorA family protein, which yields MITIRKNLMSLNPGDPIQEAPYTWVDARDINRDDISQLEEQYSISSELLADIMDQDEQARIEKEDDYVALIVRLPAMADDCKGINQYAVPLGIVLVRDTVITICQSDSIVLEDFAKNRYRQYPVQTMEGFVISILGRAVMVYIRLLKYINRQKSQVEEQLQKSIMNYELIQLLQIQKSLVYFSTSLTTNEALLERLQRTPYFKLAGEEERDFLDDVITDNKQAIEMANIYSSILTGTMDAFASVISNNMNVIMKRLTIISISLMFPTFVTGFYGMNVDLPFMTNPFAWIGILSFCGVSALIGGWMLSDRRNARLVQRSLLGARETGKEIRRKKRKKRSLPD from the coding sequence ATGATCACAATCAGAAAGAATCTGATGAGCCTGAATCCAGGAGATCCCATCCAGGAGGCTCCCTACACTTGGGTTGATGCACGCGACATCAACCGTGACGATATCTCCCAGCTTGAGGAGCAGTATTCGATTTCCAGTGAATTGCTTGCAGATATCATGGACCAGGACGAACAGGCGCGCATTGAGAAAGAGGACGATTACGTTGCTCTCATCGTGCGTCTGCCCGCCATGGCCGATGATTGCAAGGGAATCAACCAGTATGCCGTTCCTTTGGGAATTGTCCTGGTCCGCGATACCGTTATCACCATCTGCCAAAGCGATAGCATCGTACTTGAGGATTTTGCGAAGAACCGTTACCGCCAGTATCCTGTACAGACAATGGAAGGATTTGTGATCAGCATCCTTGGCCGGGCGGTGATGGTCTACATCCGCCTGCTCAAGTATATCAACCGCCAGAAGAGCCAGGTGGAGGAGCAGCTTCAGAAGAGCATCATGAATTATGAACTGATTCAGCTGCTGCAGATCCAGAAGTCCTTGGTCTACTTCTCAACCAGCCTTACCACCAACGAGGCCCTGCTCGAACGCCTGCAGCGAACCCCCTACTTCAAGCTTGCCGGCGAAGAGGAGCGTGACTTCCTGGACGACGTAATCACCGATAACAAGCAGGCCATCGAGATGGCGAACATCTACTCATCAATCCTCACAGGAACGATGGATGCATTTGCTTCGGTCATCAGCAATAACATGAACGTAATCATGAAACGGCTGACCATTATCTCCATCAGCTTGATGTTCCCGACGTTCGTAACCGGATTCTACGGAATGAATGTTGATTTGCCTTTTATGACCAATCCATTTGCCTGGATCGGCATCCTCTCCTTTTGTGGAGTGAGCGCCTTGATAGGCGGCTGGATGCTTTCCGACCGACGTAATGCACGATTGGTCCAGCGCTCCTTGCTTGGTGCGAGGGAGACAGGCAAGGAAATTAGGAGAAAAAAACGAAAAAAGCGGTCTTTGCCCGATTGA
- the pyrF gene encoding orotidine-5'-phosphate decarboxylase: MQYGALLEASAKQVGNIACMGLDPQRESLPLGSGDLRTDVNAFFQQLFRRMVLSGLIPAAFKPNIGYYQSLDKPREEDFSGSLALVDVLDLVENFFPGIPVILDSKRGDIARSSLNYAQEAFDAWACDAVTVAPYMGSDSVKPFTDFEDKGVYILNRTSNPGGRDLQNLLLSDQRPLYLEVASQIAAYNDRRGCVGAVVGATNLDELRSIAAFYQAQRVPMLIPGVGSQGGSATEVMEILRTTGYPLVLARINSSSALTHPWKQGPVPEDWLEICEANLRQLIMETAL, encoded by the coding sequence ATGCAGTACGGAGCATTACTTGAAGCAAGCGCGAAACAGGTAGGCAATATCGCCTGCATGGGGCTGGACCCTCAGAGGGAGTCGTTGCCGCTGGGCAGTGGAGATCTTCGAACGGATGTGAATGCATTTTTCCAGCAATTGTTTCGAAGAATGGTTCTCTCGGGACTGATCCCTGCAGCGTTCAAGCCCAACATCGGATACTACCAGAGTCTGGATAAGCCCCGAGAGGAGGACTTCTCGGGAAGTCTCGCTCTTGTCGATGTCCTAGACTTGGTGGAAAACTTTTTCCCCGGCATCCCGGTGATCCTGGACAGCAAGCGCGGTGATATCGCCCGAAGCAGTCTCAATTATGCACAGGAAGCGTTCGATGCCTGGGCCTGCGATGCTGTGACTGTTGCCCCGTACATGGGAAGTGACTCGGTCAAGCCTTTCACTGACTTTGAGGACAAGGGTGTGTACATCCTCAACCGTACCAGCAATCCGGGGGGAAGGGACTTGCAGAACCTGCTGCTTTCTGACCAAAGACCGCTGTATCTCGAGGTTGCTTCCCAAATTGCCGCCTACAATGACAGGCGTGGATGCGTCGGAGCCGTTGTGGGAGCTACCAATCTTGATGAGTTAAGGTCGATTGCAGCCTTCTATCAGGCCCAGCGAGTACCCATGCTGATCCCCGGTGTTGGAAGTCAGGGTGGTTCTGCCACTGAGGTGATGGAGATTCTTCGAACAACCGGTTATCCCTTGGTCTTGGCAAGAATCAACAGTTCAAGTGCACTGACACATCCCTGGAAGCAGGGACCCGTGCCTGAGGATTGGCTGGAAATCTGTGAGGCCAACCTGCGTCAACTTATCATGGAGACCGCCTTATGA
- a CDS encoding orotate phosphoribosyltransferase, with product MKIITEVTNHYGPLLASMALDLGAIKLQVQQPFTWASGYRMPIYNDNRRLLASAKARSLVCDAFAEMLDCLAFDADNIAGTATAGIPHATTLADRLGKPLSYVRSSGKDHGLGQQIEGLGQSGSYEGAKVLLIEDLISTGGSSIKAVEAIVKAGGVCPYTLAIFTYGFDAAVKAFEALDPAAAFHTILDYDVMVDSALKTGYVNDGEARLLSQWREDPFGWGEKHGFKPVVK from the coding sequence ATGAAAATCATTACTGAAGTAACCAATCACTACGGGCCACTCTTGGCAAGCATGGCTTTGGACTTGGGCGCCATCAAGCTCCAGGTTCAACAGCCGTTCACCTGGGCGAGCGGATACCGCATGCCGATTTACAACGACAACCGAAGGCTGCTCGCGTCAGCGAAGGCTAGAAGCCTGGTCTGCGATGCCTTCGCTGAAATGCTGGATTGCCTTGCGTTCGACGCAGACAATATTGCAGGAACGGCTACAGCCGGCATCCCCCATGCAACAACACTTGCCGATCGGCTGGGCAAGCCCTTGAGCTATGTGCGCAGTTCAGGCAAGGATCACGGGTTGGGGCAGCAGATTGAAGGCTTGGGCCAGAGCGGCAGCTACGAAGGAGCGAAGGTTCTTCTGATTGAAGACTTGATTTCCACCGGAGGCTCTTCGATCAAAGCCGTCGAGGCCATTGTCAAGGCGGGGGGAGTCTGTCCTTATACTCTGGCCATCTTCACCTACGGCTTCGACGCCGCAGTCAAGGCTTTTGAGGCGTTGGACCCTGCAGCCGCATTCCATACCATCCTTGACTATGACGTGATGGTGGACAGCGCTTTGAAAACAGGGTATGTGAACGACGGGGAAGCCAGGCTTCTGTCGCAGTGGAGAGAGGATCCCTTCGGATGGGGGGAGAAGCACGGATTCAAGCCGGTAGTGAAATAA
- a CDS encoding bifunctional aspartate carbamoyltransferase catalytic subunit/aspartate carbamoyltransferase regulatory subunit translates to MEQQNVFTSRSLCVIEDFSIEERQYLFEQVRSLKKAMENQDAATLEKYRIDDKDFGIYEVFLEDSTRTKESFRNAANFHHAKVSELNSDSSSFNKGESYADTFYTLSGYANTIFIVRSKLEGVCRWLEDTCASYAKRNKLYRKPAFINAGDGKHEHPTQELLDEFTFLEDNNWSNDSLHLALVGDLFHGRTVHSKADGLKIFKQVKVDLIAPVELAMPETYIQRMRENGYEVRMFESIESYLQQDEVADKWYFTRPQLERMGDRILQRQAELRRSITFRKEFLEHIKAGTKFYHPLPRHKVTPTIPTFLDETPFNGWERQSINGMYVRIVLLSLIAGRIGSDFRPAGLVQEPEEEDYIQEVNLAALPIREKVISEGVQPIHDGLVIDHICKGDSPSEIRDHMRLISSVLGLDEAKGGEWVSTGHKDGTAYKGIIFRPGSYELSRKHLKRLSAVAPGSTLNLIQGGKVVNKFRLHLPPRIYNFEDLGCTNEACISHPDQSEGVPARFYRTRDNRFACAYCGKNHTFKEIWKSRNK, encoded by the coding sequence ATGGAACAACAAAATGTGTTTACCTCACGGTCGTTGTGTGTCATAGAGGACTTCTCCATCGAGGAGAGGCAGTATCTCTTTGAGCAAGTGAGAAGCCTCAAGAAAGCGATGGAAAACCAGGATGCAGCCACACTTGAGAAGTATCGGATCGATGACAAGGATTTCGGTATCTATGAGGTTTTCCTGGAGGACAGCACCAGGACAAAGGAATCCTTCCGCAACGCTGCCAATTTCCATCATGCAAAAGTCAGCGAGCTGAACAGCGACTCCTCCTCGTTCAACAAGGGTGAGAGCTATGCTGATACGTTCTATACGCTCAGCGGCTATGCAAATACCATCTTCATCGTGCGAAGCAAGCTAGAAGGGGTCTGCCGCTGGCTTGAGGACACATGTGCCTCCTACGCCAAGCGCAACAAGCTCTACCGCAAACCCGCCTTCATCAATGCAGGAGACGGCAAGCACGAGCACCCGACGCAGGAGCTGCTGGATGAGTTCACCTTTCTCGAGGACAACAATTGGAGCAACGACTCTTTGCACCTGGCTTTGGTCGGGGACCTCTTTCATGGCAGGACTGTGCACTCCAAGGCCGACGGCCTGAAGATCTTCAAGCAGGTGAAGGTGGATCTGATAGCCCCTGTCGAGCTGGCCATGCCTGAAACCTACATACAGAGGATGCGGGAGAACGGGTATGAAGTGAGAATGTTCGAATCCATCGAATCCTATCTTCAGCAGGACGAAGTTGCTGACAAGTGGTACTTCACCAGACCCCAGCTGGAACGAATGGGAGATCGCATCCTCCAACGTCAGGCCGAGCTCAGGCGCTCCATCACCTTCCGCAAGGAGTTCTTGGAACATATCAAGGCGGGAACAAAATTCTACCACCCGCTTCCCCGACACAAAGTCACCCCGACCATCCCGACCTTTCTGGATGAGACCCCATTCAATGGTTGGGAGCGCCAGTCGATCAACGGCATGTATGTCCGTATAGTCCTGCTGTCCCTGATAGCAGGGAGAATCGGGAGCGACTTCCGACCCGCCGGGCTTGTACAGGAGCCCGAAGAGGAGGATTACATCCAGGAAGTGAATCTGGCGGCGCTGCCGATCAGGGAGAAGGTAATCAGCGAAGGGGTACAACCGATTCACGACGGACTGGTCATTGATCATATCTGCAAAGGGGATAGTCCGAGTGAAATTCGTGACCATATGCGTCTGATCAGCAGTGTTCTGGGTCTGGATGAGGCCAAGGGCGGGGAGTGGGTGAGTACCGGACACAAGGATGGCACTGCCTACAAGGGAATCATCTTCCGCCCAGGTTCCTACGAGCTGAGCCGAAAACATCTGAAGCGCCTGAGCGCGGTTGCCCCGGGGAGTACGCTCAACCTCATACAGGGCGGAAAAGTCGTGAATAAATTCCGTCTTCACCTTCCCCCGCGCATCTACAATTTCGAGGACCTCGGATGTACAAATGAGGCCTGCATATCTCATCCCGACCAGAGCGAAGGGGTTCCTGCCCGCTTCTATAGGACCCGTGACAATCGGTTTGCCTGCGCCTACTGCGGTAAAAACCACACGTTCAAGGAAATCTGGAAGAGCCGGAACAAATAG
- a CDS encoding dihydroorotase → MIDPHVHLRDWGQAEKETLQHGMQVALQCGIDELFDMPNTSPPLTTEEAVLTRLEDAWRCNVGVRYHLWAGVTSDPRQVESIAKLATSLFPSVIGLKLFAGHSTGHMGLVEEQTQRSVYQTLASAGYEGMVALHCEKESLLRPSLEDGRDFSSHSMARPVEAETASVRDQIRLSGEVGFKGHLHICHLSSVEALGIVEEAKRLGRRISCAVTPHHALLSSKDACDHDLYAKMNPPLRSETERSSLFAALLAGRFDWVETDHAPHTLQDKELGASGIPGFSGLLLLVKQLIEQGASAKLLARLLGERVLQVAGLPEREICIPSYDQLSALSLAAAGAYPYDSFAKFRLR, encoded by the coding sequence ATGATTGATCCGCATGTACATCTCAGGGATTGGGGTCAGGCAGAGAAGGAAACCTTGCAGCATGGAATGCAGGTTGCCCTTCAATGCGGCATCGACGAGCTGTTCGACATGCCCAATACGAGTCCTCCGCTCACTACCGAGGAAGCTGTTCTTACACGACTTGAGGATGCCTGGCGCTGCAATGTGGGAGTTCGCTATCATCTCTGGGCCGGCGTAACCTCCGATCCAAGGCAGGTTGAATCGATTGCCAAGCTGGCAACATCGCTTTTTCCCTCCGTCATCGGACTGAAATTATTCGCCGGGCACTCGACAGGTCATATGGGGCTTGTCGAGGAGCAGACGCAACGATCTGTCTACCAAACCCTGGCCTCTGCAGGATATGAGGGGATGGTTGCCTTGCACTGTGAGAAGGAGTCCCTTCTCAGACCCTCCTTGGAGGATGGTCGGGATTTCTCCAGCCATAGCATGGCCAGGCCAGTTGAGGCTGAAACGGCTTCTGTGCGAGACCAGATCAGGCTCTCGGGCGAGGTTGGATTCAAAGGCCATCTGCACATCTGCCACCTCAGCAGTGTCGAAGCCTTGGGTATTGTCGAGGAGGCGAAACGCTTGGGTCGGCGCATCAGTTGTGCCGTCACTCCGCATCATGCACTACTGTCCAGCAAGGATGCCTGCGATCATGACCTATATGCGAAAATGAACCCGCCGCTTCGAAGTGAGACTGAACGAAGCTCGCTCTTCGCTGCCTTGTTGGCGGGGAGGTTTGATTGGGTAGAGACCGATCATGCCCCACACACACTTCAAGATAAGGAACTGGGGGCAAGCGGCATCCCGGGGTTCAGCGGCCTGCTTCTGCTGGTCAAGCAGTTGATCGAGCAGGGCGCTTCAGCCAAGCTGCTGGCCCGGCTGCTGGGTGAGCGGGTTTTACAGGTTGCAGGGCTGCCTGAGCGGGAAATATGCATTCCTTCCTATGATCAGCTTTCTGCTCTTTCCCTTGCTGCTGCGGGGGCCTATCCGTACGATAGCTTTGCCAAGTTCCGATTGCGTTAG